One genomic region from Patescibacteria group bacterium encodes:
- a CDS encoding terminase small subunit, producing the protein MPSTLQNQPERFWSEKITEEHKLTGKQELFVAEYVTNGFNGVRAARAAGYGQKKGKKPSENYLNQIARSTLHNSTVKAKIDAIKAQRVENIGYTREKALAEYDEIRLLGLKKPQSAGHLSVAATTVKGKARLYGLDLDHSETDVYVGRRPEEVRKEAVEASKARIRAIQSGVREGDG; encoded by the coding sequence GTGCCAAGCACACTCCAAAACCAACCTGAGCGATTCTGGAGCGAAAAAATCACCGAAGAGCACAAACTAACCGGGAAACAAGAGTTATTTGTAGCTGAGTATGTAACTAATGGCTTTAATGGCGTTAGGGCTGCAAGAGCCGCAGGTTATGGACAAAAAAAGGGGAAAAAACCCTCAGAAAACTACCTAAACCAAATAGCTCGAAGCACTCTACATAATAGTACAGTTAAGGCCAAAATTGACGCAATAAAGGCACAAAGGGTGGAAAACATCGGCTATACCCGTGAAAAAGCCCTTGCAGAATACGATGAAATACGCCTCTTGGGTCTTAAAAAGCCACAATCCGCAGGCCATTTATCGGTAGCTGCCACGACGGTTAAGGGTAAGGCCCGTTTATACGGATTAGACCTCGACCACAGCGAGACGGATGTATATGTTGGTAGACGGCCCGAAGAGGTGCGTAAAGAGGCTGTAGAGGCATCTAAGGCACGAATTAGGGCTATTCAGAGCGGGGTGCGAGAAGGAGACGGATGA